In a genomic window of Sphingomonas koreensis:
- a CDS encoding ABC-F family ATP-binding cassette domain-containing protein has protein sequence MAAPVLSYEKLGLVQGSGWLFRDLDIYVGQRDRLALIGRNGAGKTTLLKLLAGQVDADEGRRTIQPGTRVVMLEQEPRMTGCTTLMDYVLSGDDAPQQHEAEAIADQLGIDLTREAATASGGERRRAGIARALAMDPDVLLLDEPTNHLDIHAIEWLEEWLNRYRGAFVVISHDRTFLTRLTRQTLWLDRGSMRRAEIGFGGFEVWTEQVYAEEQRAAEKLDARLKLEEHWLQRGVTGRRRRNQGRLTKLLEMRAERAAMTGPAGAANLTTAADDSKTKVVIDAKGASKSYGDRTIIRDLTLRVTRGDRIGIVGKNGAGKSTLLKLLTGEIEPDTGSVKLAKTLDPVIIDQQRSRMQPEKTVRDVVADGGEWIDVLGTRKHIHGYLKEFLFEPNMVDAKVGTLSGGERSRLLLAREFARPSNLMVLDEPTNDLDLETLDLLQEVIADYDGTVLIVSHDRDFLDRTVTMTIGLDGSGTVDMVVGGYADWEAKRKVRPEARKAVAKAAPVAETPKVKTKLSYKDQRDYDLLPKRIEELDAAIAKDEAALAAPDLYAKNPGRFDTLMAGIAKARDEKDAAELRWLELAEMVEGLG, from the coding sequence ATGGCTGCTCCTGTACTCTCCTATGAAAAGCTCGGTCTGGTCCAGGGATCGGGCTGGCTGTTCCGCGATCTCGACATCTATGTGGGGCAGCGCGACCGGCTGGCGCTGATCGGGCGCAATGGCGCGGGCAAGACCACATTGCTCAAGCTGCTCGCCGGACAGGTGGATGCAGACGAAGGGCGGCGGACGATACAGCCGGGCACGCGCGTGGTGATGCTGGAGCAGGAACCGCGGATGACCGGGTGCACGACGCTGATGGACTATGTCCTGTCGGGCGACGACGCGCCGCAGCAGCACGAGGCCGAAGCGATCGCAGACCAGCTCGGCATCGACCTGACGCGCGAAGCGGCGACCGCGAGCGGGGGCGAGCGACGTCGCGCCGGCATCGCGCGGGCGCTGGCGATGGACCCCGACGTGCTGCTGCTCGACGAGCCGACCAACCATCTCGACATCCATGCGATCGAATGGCTGGAAGAATGGCTCAACCGCTATCGCGGCGCGTTCGTGGTGATCAGCCACGACCGCACCTTCCTGACGCGCCTGACGCGGCAAACCTTGTGGCTCGACCGCGGATCGATGCGGCGCGCCGAGATCGGATTCGGCGGGTTCGAGGTGTGGACCGAACAGGTCTATGCCGAGGAACAACGCGCGGCGGAAAAGCTCGACGCGCGGCTGAAGCTCGAGGAGCATTGGCTTCAGCGCGGCGTCACCGGACGGCGGCGGCGCAACCAGGGCCGGCTGACCAAGCTGCTGGAGATGCGCGCCGAGCGGGCGGCGATGACCGGCCCTGCAGGGGCGGCGAACCTGACCACCGCGGCCGACGATTCGAAGACCAAGGTGGTGATCGACGCCAAGGGCGCATCCAAATCCTATGGCGACCGCACGATCATCCGCGACCTCACTCTTCGGGTGACGCGCGGCGACCGCATCGGCATCGTCGGCAAGAACGGCGCGGGCAAATCGACCCTGCTCAAGCTGCTGACCGGCGAGATCGAGCCGGACACCGGCAGCGTGAAGCTCGCCAAGACGCTCGATCCGGTGATCATCGACCAGCAGCGCAGCCGGATGCAGCCGGAAAAAACGGTGCGCGACGTGGTTGCCGACGGCGGCGAATGGATCGACGTGCTGGGCACGCGCAAGCACATCCATGGCTATCTCAAGGAGTTCCTGTTCGAGCCGAACATGGTCGATGCCAAGGTCGGCACGCTTTCCGGCGGCGAACGCTCGCGCTTGTTGCTGGCGCGCGAATTCGCCCGGCCGTCGAACCTGATGGTGCTGGACGAGCCGACCAACGACCTCGACCTCGAGACCCTCGACCTGCTGCAGGAAGTGATCGCGGACTATGACGGCACGGTGCTGATCGTCAGCCACGACCGCGACTTTCTCGACCGCACGGTGACGATGACGATCGGGCTCGACGGGTCGGGGACGGTCGACATGGTGGTCGGCGGCTATGCCGACTGGGAAGCCAAGCGCAAAGTTCGGCCCGAGGCAAGGAAGGCGGTGGCCAAGGCCGCACCGGTGGCCGAAACGCCCAAGGTGAAGACCAAGCTCAGCTACAAGGACCAGCGCGACTACGATCTGCTACCCAAGCGGATCGAGGAACTGGACGCGGCGATCGCGAAGGACGAGGCGGCGCTGGCCGCCCCGGACCTGTACGCCAAGAACCCCGGCAGGTTCGACACGCTGATGGCGGGGATCGCCAAGGCGCGCGACGAGAAGGACGCGGCGGAGCTGCGCTGGCTGGAGCTGGCGGAGATGGTCGAGGGGCTGGGGTGA
- the dapD gene encoding 2,3,4,5-tetrahydropyridine-2,6-dicarboxylate N-succinyltransferase — MTDLAATIDAAWEDRANISLATTGAVRDAVAEALNLLDSGEARVAEPVADGWQVNQWLKKAVLLSFRLNDNEVIGTQAGDWGFDKVPLKTAGWDEARFRAAGFRQVPGSVVRHGAFISKNVVLMPSFVNIGAYVGEGSMVDGWATVGSCAQIGRNVHLSGGVGIGGVLEPLQADPVIIGDGAFIGARAEVAEGVRVGEGAVLSMGVYLGASTKIVDRATGEVHRGVVPPYSVVVPGTLPGKDGGPGLYCAVIVKTVDAQTRSKTGINELLRD, encoded by the coding sequence ATGACCGACCTCGCCGCCACGATCGACGCCGCTTGGGAAGACCGCGCGAACATCTCCCTCGCCACCACCGGCGCGGTGCGCGACGCGGTGGCCGAGGCGCTCAACCTGCTCGACAGTGGCGAGGCCCGTGTGGCGGAGCCGGTGGCGGATGGCTGGCAGGTCAATCAGTGGCTGAAAAAGGCCGTGCTCCTGTCTTTCCGCCTCAACGACAATGAAGTGATCGGCACACAGGCCGGCGACTGGGGCTTCGACAAGGTGCCGCTCAAGACCGCTGGCTGGGACGAGGCGCGCTTCCGCGCCGCGGGCTTCCGCCAGGTCCCCGGCAGCGTCGTGCGCCACGGCGCCTTCATTTCGAAGAACGTCGTCCTGATGCCCAGCTTCGTGAACATCGGCGCCTATGTCGGCGAAGGCTCGATGGTCGACGGCTGGGCGACCGTCGGCAGCTGCGCCCAGATCGGCAGGAACGTCCATCTTTCGGGCGGCGTCGGCATCGGCGGCGTGCTTGAGCCGCTTCAGGCCGATCCCGTCATCATCGGCGACGGCGCCTTCATCGGCGCGCGCGCCGAAGTGGCCGAGGGCGTCCGCGTCGGCGAGGGCGCGGTGCTCTCGATGGGCGTCTATCTCGGCGCCAGCACCAAGATCGTCGATCGCGCGACCGGCGAAGTCCATCGCGGCGTCGTCCCGCCCTATTCGGTGGTCGTTCCCGGCACACTGCCGGGCAAGGACGGCGGCCCCGGCCTCTATTGTGCCGTCATCGTCAAGACCGTCGACGCCCAGACCCGCAGCAAGACCGGGATCAACGAGCTGCTACGCGACTGA
- a CDS encoding tryptophan 2,3-dioxygenase: MSDDMTYGRYLALDQLLSAQHPISDEHDELLFVIIHQTKELWLKQAIAELRVALDLVRNDKLVEAYKSLARVSRIQAVMTLSWEVLTTMTPSDYSAFRSVLGGSSGFQSDQFRAVETLLGLRGGGVPGPLTTEFAALPSLWDEANAALARADFDLPETALNRDWSKPYQPSPEVEAAWVQVYRDPHRWWELYQLAEKLVDIDDALATWRHKHVLTVSRVIGMKPGTGGTPGVPYLQSTVAKRAFPELWSLRTLL; encoded by the coding sequence ATGAGCGACGACATGACCTATGGGCGCTATCTCGCGCTCGACCAGCTTCTCTCCGCCCAGCACCCGATCTCGGACGAGCATGACGAGCTGCTGTTCGTCATCATCCATCAGACCAAGGAGCTCTGGCTCAAACAGGCGATCGCCGAGCTTCGCGTCGCACTCGATCTTGTCCGTAACGACAAGCTGGTCGAAGCCTATAAGAGCCTCGCCCGCGTCAGCCGCATCCAGGCGGTGATGACCCTGTCATGGGAAGTCCTCACCACGATGACGCCCAGCGACTATAGCGCATTCCGCAGCGTGCTCGGCGGGTCCAGCGGCTTCCAGTCGGATCAGTTCCGTGCGGTCGAAACCCTGCTCGGCCTGCGCGGCGGCGGCGTGCCGGGACCGCTCACGACCGAATTCGCCGCACTGCCCAGCCTTTGGGATGAAGCCAATGCCGCACTCGCCCGCGCCGACTTCGACCTGCCCGAAACCGCGCTGAACCGGGACTGGTCCAAACCCTATCAGCCCAGCCCCGAGGTCGAGGCCGCGTGGGTGCAGGTCTATCGCGATCCGCATCGCTGGTGGGAACTCTACCAGCTCGCCGAGAAGCTGGTCGATATCGATGACGCGCTCGCCACCTGGCGGCACAAGCATGTCCTCACCGTCAGCCGCGTGATCGGGATGAAGCCCGGTACCGGTGGTACGCCGGGCGTCCCCTATCTCCAATCGACCGTGGCCAAGCGCGCCTTTCCGGAGCTGTGGTCGCTGCGGACGCTGCTGTGA
- a CDS encoding response regulator transcription factor, whose product MRVLIVEDEPNLRNQLQATLEGAGYAVDTAGDGEEGHYLGSTENYDAIVLDLGLPEVDGLTVLDRWRKEGKTTPVLVLTARDSWSDKVAGLDAGADDYVAKPFQSEELIARLRALIRRASGNASAELIAGDIRLDTRSGKVTKGGDPVKLTAQEYKLLSYLLHHKGKVVSRTELIEHIYDQDFDRDSNTIEVFVTRIRKKLGPDVITTIRGLGYSLEEPAEAGG is encoded by the coding sequence ATGCGCGTTCTGATCGTCGAGGACGAACCCAATCTCCGCAACCAGCTTCAGGCGACGCTCGAAGGCGCGGGCTATGCCGTCGATACCGCCGGCGATGGCGAAGAGGGCCATTATCTCGGCTCGACGGAGAATTACGACGCAATCGTTCTCGACCTCGGGCTGCCCGAAGTCGACGGGCTGACCGTGCTCGATCGCTGGCGCAAGGAAGGCAAGACCACGCCCGTTCTGGTGCTGACGGCGCGAGACAGCTGGTCGGACAAGGTTGCCGGGCTCGACGCCGGCGCTGACGACTATGTCGCCAAGCCGTTCCAGTCGGAGGAGCTGATCGCCCGCCTGCGCGCGCTGATCCGCCGCGCATCGGGCAATGCCTCGGCCGAGCTGATCGCGGGCGACATCCGCCTCGACACGCGATCTGGCAAGGTCACCAAGGGCGGCGACCCGGTCAAGCTCACCGCGCAGGAGTACAAGCTCCTCTCCTACCTGCTCCATCACAAGGGCAAGGTGGTGAGCCGCACCGAGCTGATCGAGCATATCTACGACCAGGATTTCGATCGCGATTCGAACACGATCGAGGTGTTCGTGACGCGCATCCGCAAGAAGCTCGGCCCCGACGTGATCACCACGATCCGCGGCCTGGGCTACAGCCTCGAAGAGCCGGCGGAGGCCGGTGGCTGA
- a CDS encoding amidohydrolase family protein → MDLILRFALALWLAGLALVLPATAQPASRIAFVNANLVPMDRERVLRGQTVLVENGRIAAIGPRLVIPADARRIDARGLWLSPGLADLHTHVQTRDDLAIYLSYGVTTVLHMGEASNAFAGRTRIAANDGTIPAPHIYTALAVDGSPRYGHLVVTNAEEARAAVLLARANGYAFIKVYNTLSADAFAALTAAGQEFGIPLVGHTVTAMGGLDRQLAAGQLLVAHAEDFIYSHFFAPDFDSGQSVPSDGAIAGAVALVKRHDAFVTADLVTYGIIAQQWGKPAAVRAWLASPETRLLSPRYRLDWPNAGYDRRSGDLMPRAAFLGRLVKAFADADIPLVSGTDAPTIPGLFIGDSLHRNLALLESAGLTRYEALATATRNAGAFIARARAGEPPFGMIAPGARADLLLTRANPLDDLSTLRQPLGVMTHGVWHDRAALDALIAPIADRYAAR, encoded by the coding sequence ATGGACCTTATCCTCCGCTTCGCGCTCGCCCTCTGGCTGGCCGGTCTCGCGCTCGTCCTCCCCGCGACTGCGCAGCCCGCCAGCCGCATCGCCTTCGTCAACGCCAACCTCGTTCCGATGGACCGCGAACGCGTGCTGCGCGGCCAGACCGTGCTGGTCGAGAATGGCCGCATCGCCGCGATCGGCCCGCGCCTCGTCATTCCCGCCGATGCCCGCCGCATCGATGCGCGCGGACTGTGGCTCAGCCCCGGCCTCGCCGACCTGCATACCCATGTCCAGACGCGCGACGATCTCGCCATCTACCTTTCCTACGGCGTCACCACCGTCCTCCACATGGGCGAGGCGTCGAACGCCTTTGCCGGTCGCACCCGAATCGCCGCCAATGACGGGACGATCCCGGCGCCGCACATCTACACCGCGCTCGCGGTCGACGGGTCCCCGCGATACGGCCATCTCGTCGTCACCAATGCGGAGGAGGCGCGCGCCGCCGTCCTGCTCGCCCGAGCCAATGGCTATGCCTTCATCAAGGTCTATAACACCCTCTCGGCCGACGCCTTCGCCGCGCTGACCGCCGCGGGGCAGGAGTTCGGCATCCCGCTTGTCGGCCACACCGTCACCGCGATGGGTGGACTCGATCGTCAGCTCGCCGCCGGCCAGCTCCTCGTCGCCCATGCCGAGGATTTCATCTACAGCCATTTCTTCGCGCCCGATTTCGATTCCGGGCAGAGCGTCCCCTCCGACGGCGCCATCGCTGGCGCGGTCGCGCTGGTGAAGCGTCACGACGCCTTCGTCACCGCCGATCTCGTCACCTACGGCATCATCGCTCAGCAATGGGGCAAGCCCGCCGCCGTCCGCGCCTGGCTCGCCAGCCCCGAAACGCGCCTGCTCTCGCCGCGCTACCGGCTCGACTGGCCCAATGCCGGCTATGACCGGCGCAGCGGCGATCTGATGCCGCGCGCCGCGTTTCTCGGCCGTTTGGTCAAGGCATTCGCCGATGCGGATATCCCGCTCGTATCGGGCACCGACGCGCCGACCATCCCCGGTTTGTTCATCGGCGATTCGCTCCACCGGAACCTCGCGCTGCTCGAATCCGCTGGTCTCACCCGCTACGAGGCCCTCGCCACCGCCACCCGCAATGCCGGTGCGTTCATCGCCCGCGCCCGCGCCGGCGAACCCCCGTTCGGGATGATCGCGCCCGGCGCGCGCGCAGACCTGCTCCTCACCCGCGCCAACCCGCTCGACGATCTTTCCACGCTCCGCCAGCCGCTCGGCGTGATGACACATGGCGTCTGGCACGACCGCGCCGCACTCGACGCGCTGATCGCCCCGATCGCCGATCGTTACGCGGCGCGCTGA
- a CDS encoding ATP-binding protein, translating to MSDPLDRIAAALERLAPPPPPVPDLDAHPAYVWHRGFLQPARAFAPLPLAELVGIDRQKETLLDNVRRLANGLPAHDVLLWGARGTGKSALSKAAVATVQAEGGAIALIEAQADALDTLPQLFALISASSRAFVIFLDDLGFDAASDGRALRSLLEGGAEARPLNARLFVTSNRRHLIPRDIAEQSSAINPRDSIDDNLALADRFGLSLGFHAIDQDTYVEIVRTYARDHGLPFDPAEAINWATRRGSRSGRVAWQYVVELAGRNGKQL from the coding sequence GCCAGATCTCGACGCGCACCCCGCCTATGTGTGGCACCGCGGCTTCCTCCAGCCTGCCCGCGCCTTCGCGCCGCTTCCGCTTGCCGAACTGGTCGGGATCGATCGGCAAAAGGAAACGCTGCTCGACAATGTCCGCCGCCTCGCAAACGGCCTGCCCGCGCACGATGTGCTGCTGTGGGGCGCGCGCGGCACCGGCAAGTCGGCGCTGAGCAAGGCTGCGGTCGCCACGGTGCAGGCGGAGGGCGGTGCCATCGCGCTGATCGAGGCGCAGGCCGATGCGCTCGACACGCTGCCCCAGCTCTTCGCGCTGATCTCTGCCAGCTCGCGCGCCTTCGTCATCTTCCTCGACGATCTCGGCTTCGACGCCGCGTCGGACGGCCGCGCGCTGCGCTCGCTGCTCGAGGGCGGGGCCGAAGCGCGCCCGCTCAATGCCCGGTTGTTCGTCACCTCGAACCGTCGCCACCTGATCCCGCGCGACATCGCCGAGCAGTCGAGCGCGATCAATCCGCGCGACAGTATCGACGACAATCTCGCGCTTGCCGACCGGTTCGGCCTGTCGCTCGGCTTCCACGCGATCGACCAGGACACCTATGTCGAGATCGTCCGTACCTATGCGCGCGACCACGGTCTGCCCTTCGACCCCGCCGAGGCGATCAACTGGGCGACCCGCCGCGGCAGCCGCTCGGGCCGCGTCGCCTGGCAATATGTGGTCGAGCTGGCGGGCCGGAACGGGAAGCAGCTCTGA
- a CDS encoding LLM class flavin-dependent oxidoreductase has protein sequence MTAYSLLDLVPILEGGNASRSFANAADLAQHAEAEGFSRYWVAEHHGMPGIASAATAVVIAHVGAATSTIRVGAGGIMLPNHAPLVIAEQFGTLDALFPGRIDLGLGRAPGSDQRVARALRRNLETSSDAFPQDVVELQSYFADDGQTGIHAVPGGGARPELWILGSGLYGAQLAAALGLPYAFASHFAPGSLDEALDVYRRLFQPSAVLDKPHAMAGFNVFAADTDEEAELLATSMQQAFVALRTTGTGIKLPPPVPGYLDTIPGQARAMLDHVLSCTAIGGPEKVRDGLARFIARTGVDEVMLVSSIYDHGARKKSLSIAAEAMRGL, from the coding sequence ATGACAGCCTATTCCCTGCTCGACCTGGTCCCGATCCTCGAGGGCGGCAACGCCAGCCGGTCCTTCGCCAACGCCGCCGATCTGGCGCAACACGCCGAGGCGGAGGGGTTCAGCCGATATTGGGTCGCCGAGCATCACGGCATGCCGGGAATCGCGAGCGCGGCGACTGCGGTGGTGATCGCACATGTCGGCGCGGCGACGTCGACCATTCGGGTCGGCGCGGGCGGGATCATGCTGCCCAACCATGCCCCGCTGGTGATCGCCGAGCAGTTCGGCACGCTTGACGCGCTGTTCCCGGGCCGGATCGACCTGGGCCTTGGCCGCGCGCCGGGGAGCGACCAGCGCGTGGCGCGGGCGCTGCGGCGCAATCTTGAGACCAGCTCCGACGCCTTCCCGCAGGATGTGGTCGAGCTGCAGAGCTATTTCGCCGATGACGGGCAGACTGGCATCCATGCCGTGCCCGGCGGCGGCGCGCGGCCCGAGCTTTGGATCCTGGGATCGGGCCTGTACGGCGCGCAGCTCGCCGCGGCACTGGGGCTGCCCTATGCCTTCGCCTCGCACTTCGCGCCAGGATCGCTCGACGAGGCGCTCGACGTCTATCGGCGGCTGTTCCAGCCCTCGGCCGTGCTCGACAAGCCGCATGCGATGGCCGGGTTCAACGTGTTTGCGGCGGATACCGACGAAGAAGCGGAGCTGCTGGCGACGTCGATGCAGCAGGCGTTCGTCGCGCTGCGCACCACCGGCACGGGCATCAAGCTCCCGCCGCCGGTGCCGGGCTATCTCGACACGATTCCGGGACAGGCGCGGGCGATGCTCGACCACGTCCTATCGTGCACCGCGATCGGCGGGCCGGAGAAAGTGCGCGATGGGCTGGCCAGGTTCATCGCGCGGACCGGGGTGGACGAGGTGATGCTGGTCAGCTCGATCTACGATCATGGTGCGCGCAAGAAGAGCCTGTCGATCGCCGCGGAGGCGATGCGCGGGCTTTGA
- a CDS encoding sensor histidine kinase: MAASELTPQPGDPAPRPYVRTTGSLSRRMILIAAAWITLLLTGGGFALDRVLTGAVTRNFDDGLEYLLNSLVVSAEIGPEGEIAFNRQLSDQRFLEPYSGLYWQVTGKGYEPFPSRSLWDRQLRTDEAHQDQDVHTYDSNQFTDHRLRVVERDIVLPGSQVRWRFQVAQSRDMLDAQIEALRKTLVRSFLLLAASLIALAALQTWYGLLPLRKLRAGIQQLRTGEAPRIEGAMPAEVAPMVEELNALVAHNDRQAEEARRHAGNLAHALKTPLTVIMNAATAQSDDLPSTVVREARTMRRQVDHHLARARAVGRRGSAHSRAPVWPSVESVERAVARLYPHVRIDTDGPKDLVAHIERQDLDEIMGNLVENAAKYGGGSVFITVSVQAGFVEIMIEDDGAGIPEADRIRIFDRGVRLDTGKPGTGLGLAIVRDVAEIYDGTVTLEESEDLGGLLVRLRLPAAG; the protein is encoded by the coding sequence ATGGCGGCTTCGGAACTGACGCCTCAGCCCGGCGACCCCGCGCCGCGGCCCTATGTCCGCACGACCGGATCATTGAGCCGCCGCATGATCCTGATTGCGGCGGCGTGGATCACGCTGCTGCTCACCGGCGGCGGCTTCGCGCTCGATCGCGTGCTGACCGGTGCGGTTACGCGCAATTTCGACGACGGCCTCGAATATCTCCTGAACTCGCTCGTCGTCTCTGCGGAGATCGGTCCGGAAGGCGAGATCGCGTTCAACCGCCAGCTTTCCGACCAGCGCTTCCTCGAGCCTTATTCGGGCCTTTACTGGCAGGTCACGGGCAAGGGCTATGAACCCTTCCCCTCGCGCTCGCTCTGGGACCGCCAGCTGCGCACCGACGAGGCGCATCAGGATCAGGACGTCCACACCTACGATTCGAACCAGTTCACCGACCACCGCTTGCGCGTGGTCGAGCGCGACATCGTCCTGCCCGGCTCGCAGGTTCGTTGGCGCTTCCAGGTCGCGCAGAGCCGCGACATGCTCGACGCGCAGATCGAGGCGCTGCGCAAGACGCTGGTACGCAGCTTCTTGCTGCTTGCCGCGTCCCTGATCGCCCTGGCTGCGCTTCAGACCTGGTACGGCCTGCTCCCGCTGCGCAAGCTACGCGCGGGTATCCAGCAGCTGCGCACCGGCGAGGCGCCCCGGATCGAAGGCGCGATGCCTGCAGAGGTCGCGCCGATGGTCGAGGAGCTCAACGCCCTCGTCGCGCACAACGACAGGCAGGCCGAGGAAGCGCGCCGCCACGCCGGCAACCTCGCCCATGCGCTCAAGACGCCGCTCACGGTGATCATGAACGCCGCCACCGCGCAATCCGACGACCTGCCCTCGACGGTGGTGCGCGAAGCCCGCACCATGCGCCGCCAGGTCGATCACCATCTCGCCCGTGCCCGCGCGGTCGGCCGCCGCGGCTCGGCGCACAGCCGCGCGCCGGTCTGGCCCAGCGTCGAATCGGTCGAGCGCGCCGTCGCGCGCCTCTATCCCCATGTCCGCATCGACACCGACGGCCCCAAGGATCTCGTCGCGCATATCGAGCGGCAGGACCTCGACGAGATCATGGGCAATCTGGTCGAGAATGCCGCCAAATATGGCGGCGGCAGCGTCTTCATCACCGTCAGCGTGCAGGCCGGCTTCGTCGAGATCATGATCGAGGACGACGGCGCCGGCATCCCGGAGGCCGACCGCATTCGCATCTTCGACCGCGGCGTCCGGCTCGACACCGGCAAGCCCGGCACCGGCCTCGGCCTCGCCATCGTCCGCGACGTAGCGGAAATCTACGACGGTACCGTCACGCTCGAAGAGAGCGAGGATCTGGGCGGATTGCTGGTCAGGCTGCGGCTCCCGGCGGCGGGCTGA
- a CDS encoding pyrimidine 5'-nucleotidase encodes MRPDLAHIDAWLFDLDNTLYPKSADLFARIDARIGAYVARLLNIDPVEARRVQKAWFISHGTTLAGLMAEHGIDPHDYLADVHDIEMDVLEHNAPLAAAIAKLPGRKLVFTNADEPYAQKVLGRLGLAESFEAIHDVHASNYAPKPHPDAYRSVCEAWNIDPTSAAFVEDMARNLAPAKAIGMTTIWVDNGSEQAPDADRSYIDHTTHDISHWLETILEQS; translated from the coding sequence ATGCGCCCCGATCTCGCCCATATCGACGCCTGGCTGTTCGATCTCGACAACACGCTCTATCCCAAGAGCGCGGACCTGTTCGCACGGATCGACGCGCGCATCGGCGCTTATGTCGCCCGCCTGCTGAACATTGATCCCGTCGAAGCGCGCCGCGTACAAAAGGCATGGTTCATCTCGCACGGCACCACGCTCGCCGGGCTGATGGCCGAGCATGGCATCGATCCGCACGACTATCTCGCCGACGTGCACGACATCGAAATGGACGTGCTCGAGCATAACGCCCCGCTCGCCGCGGCGATCGCCAAGCTGCCCGGCCGCAAGCTCGTTTTCACCAACGCCGACGAACCCTATGCACAAAAGGTGCTCGGCCGCCTCGGCCTTGCCGAGAGTTTCGAGGCGATCCACGACGTTCACGCCAGCAACTATGCGCCCAAGCCGCACCCCGATGCCTATCGCAGCGTGTGCGAGGCGTGGAACATCGATCCGACGAGCGCCGCCTTCGTCGAGGACATGGCGCGCAACCTCGCCCCGGCCAAGGCGATCGGCATGACCACCATCTGGGTCGATAATGGCTCCGAACAGGCGCCGGACGCCGACCGCAGCTATATCGACCACACCACCCACGACATCAGCCACTGGCTCGAAACCATCCTGGAGCAATCATGA
- a CDS encoding diacylglycerol/lipid kinase family protein has protein sequence MTTNLPVPREAVLIVNAKSRRGAALFEQARQKVEAAGIRLIAAHPVREPDLLDDTVRDAIRSGAPMVIVGGGDGSLSGVVDDVVGKDVVFAVLPLGTANSFARTLGIPLDLDGAISAIATGKRRRVDLGMIDGDYFANAAAMGLSPMIGESVPHNLKKYLGRVGYLTWAVWCFARFRPFRVFVDDGTKTHRMWGSEVRILNGRFHGGVVMSDEACVESGEMLIQVVTGRNRWRLAWDWYARFFRLRTRDQNVSEFRGAELKLDTRPHRKISIDGEVLARTPVMVRVAERAIDVVVPA, from the coding sequence ATGACAACGAACCTTCCCGTCCCGCGTGAAGCAGTGCTCATCGTCAATGCCAAGTCGCGCCGCGGTGCCGCGCTGTTCGAACAGGCGCGCCAGAAGGTCGAGGCTGCCGGCATCCGTCTCATCGCCGCGCATCCCGTGCGCGAGCCCGATCTGCTCGACGATACCGTGCGTGACGCAATCCGCTCTGGCGCGCCGATGGTGATCGTCGGCGGCGGTGACGGGTCGCTGTCGGGCGTGGTCGACGATGTCGTGGGCAAGGATGTGGTGTTTGCGGTACTCCCGCTCGGCACCGCCAACAGCTTCGCGCGCACGCTCGGCATCCCGCTCGACCTCGACGGCGCGATCAGCGCGATCGCCACGGGCAAGCGCCGCCGCGTCGATCTCGGCATGATCGACGGCGACTATTTCGCCAACGCCGCCGCGATGGGCCTCTCCCCGATGATCGGGGAGAGCGTCCCGCACAACCTCAAGAAATATCTCGGCCGCGTCGGCTATCTTACCTGGGCCGTCTGGTGCTTCGCCCGCTTCCGCCCGTTCCGCGTGTTCGTGGACGATGGCACCAAGACCCATCGCATGTGGGGCAGCGAGGTGCGCATCCTCAACGGCCGGTTCCACGGCGGCGTGGTGATGAGCGACGAGGCCTGTGTCGAGAGCGGCGAAATGCTGATCCAGGTCGTCACCGGCCGCAATCGCTGGCGCCTCGCCTGGGACTGGTACGCCCGCTTCTTCCGCCTACGCACCCGCGACCAGAATGTCAGCGAATTCCGCGGCGCCGAGCTCAAGCTCGACACCCGCCCGCATCGCAAGATCTCGATCGACGGCGAGGTGCTGGCGCGGACGCCGGTAATGGTGCGCGTGGCCGAACGCGCGATCGACGTGGTCGTGCCAGCCTGA